From the Lathyrus oleraceus cultivar Zhongwan6 chromosome 3, CAAS_Psat_ZW6_1.0, whole genome shotgun sequence genome, the window tggtctcgcacgaccacctgcctacatacctcgtctggaacgaggatcagggcgatgtagttccccttgACAGGGAAAAAgattgctaaccagaaaccggggaaagacacacgactagggagctgagactcgagcctaatgttgtcatgcatcgtttaccctaagttcagttttctatcctacttgcataagcaaactattcctatccaggaaagaagctaacatacaagcatacaatcatatattaaatgagaacaagcatctcaaacaagcatgtcaatcaaatatccacataacacgcactatagccaaacaagtggctcacacaataggtttgactgccgaagcgagtcgtctgtacgggctgggtttgctcttaaccttgccattacgaggctaaggtgaagcagatgagaggtgaagtgaggatcagacctcacagctcttatccctaaccagggagagcttctgacaaatgagcatgggtccagaatgggggaacccttctatactcagagactctgacacaatgtgcactgcacagatcttgggcttttgatctcaatgctacaaccatgtaatgggagcaaggagaagactcgactgaatagtgggggatagattgcttatccctaccttccaccaattgccttgattaaggactttcacctgcttgggcacaaaattaaacaatcacaatcatcgcctcttaaggaggacttcagacatttatttgcccggcccggtaacagccgggtctccagactacatgaagtttaggaagttatacctcaatgcaagttgcttaagcaaagcaaagcaaaagttcacaaggaactgagcaactaaagtacctggaaacaatcaaacacagttagtaatcagacagacaaaccataaacagcaagtgttcaaccaattaatctatacaactcaatacacaacacaaggcaagctcaaagcttaagcccaagcttcacaacctacaaaaccaagttatgttagtatacaaacatcaacaacatcaattgcatttaacttgattcattctccatgtgcattatgcttttgatcctgaaaaatcaagcaaacattagcaacaagaccactaggctaagcctagggtccaaagcaagaaaaaattcCTAAACAACAAGGTATTCtcaaaccaaagtcaaattaatgtcaaacaagagcaaacaccattggtctcatgtttatatcattcatcatgctcatgttatgcacaaaacaatccacattggttcaaatgaagcatcaaacatgcaaacagaactattgcattcaattccatatcaaagcaattccaaaaattttcaaataatttaCACTTAAACAGGGACTATTCAAggtcaagcatgcaaaatttgagctcaattgggcaaatggaaccatgtcaatgaaaatcatcaaaaacagacacaattataggctccaaatcacaacatcaacacatgcattcacttcaaaaattcataactcaatgaaaacaaaaaataaatgaatgggaccaaaacagggaggtcacacaatgtgtctacaacatgcatatcaaatttcatggctatccaataccatatgagcatttcacaatgattctaccaacctatgtcacatgagcttgcaaatccaaccaccagaaatgaaaaatcatgatcaattagaaaatgcaatgaaaaattccacaaaaattcatacagcatctcaacatgttaatcCACTATCATGcaaatttcaatcaattctaacaagTTTAGCTCATGCAAATAATTccaacaagttgacatcaagaggtgtgacacaaattgtcacacctaagttcaataattcatatctccatggccaggtatcaaaaatgcatgaagtttacatggaaatgagcatcatccagtcaagaatcatcacaaaaattggcaagaatttattttacattatgtGCCTTTCACAATTAAAATGGTGCAAGGTATCAAAAATGGACATGTATGGAAGAACCCTAGGTCAAATACTATTTacaccaagcacaactttgaccaataggtcaaaaaaatcctacactcatcaacaaagtcaacacaacaatttccatatttttctgatttttctacaattttctatgaattatttaacatgtttatgtattttttagaattatttggaattaatcaaaattaattaaaatgccAATGGCATTTCTGTAAATAAACATGGCGCGGGCGGTAAACAcgattttcaaattttcaaacgCTTTTTTGGATCAAACAGAGCTTCTTCATCGTCTTCAACCAAAACATTTCCAGAAAATCCCAAAATCGAAGAACAACAAAAGTTCATGGAAATTAGCAAGGCTATAGTCATTCGAACCGCATGAACATCAACAACACGAATATGCACTCGATTTATCCTAACACTTCCTATATCACAAGAATCGAACGCgttagggtttgtgttcataACTTCAAATCCAGATTTACTACGCTATGGTTCATCATTTCACAATCCAAACATATCATTGTAATCTACACAGCATGAACTACCAAACGCACATGAACTCGAAGCAAATCGTGAGACTCGAAAAAACTTCAAACCTGGAAATGGCAGTGTAATGGTGATGTCCCTTGCACGATTTAGCTTCAAACAGTTGCAGTAGGATGATGAGGAAGCAAGATGTGAAGCTTAGGTTCGATCAATGTTGCTCCTATTGCTCCAAATTACAATTCACCATGGATGAAGTTGATATGAACAGTCGAGATTCCATGCCTTTCTTCTCCCAAACTTCCAAAACAGATGATCACAATGATGATAGAAGTTGAATGCAAAAGGAAATTCGCAAATTGATTGAAGAATGAAGAAGTTTGATGGAGTTTTGTATCTAAGGTGTTCTTGAGGGTTTTAGAGAATTGTGATGATTTCAGATCTGGTTTTGAAgattgtgattttctgttaggattattaggtgattaagcttatatatgtTGCACTAAACCATGATTAACCAAGCCATTAACCAAATTGCATTGTTAAGTGAAATGGAAATTTTCAAAGTGAGGGCAAAAGTGTAATTTCCATaggacagctcatgccacctcaatGACAGCTCACACACCTCCCAAATGTcatgtgtgagctgttgaaaCTTGTCTCATGCTCATTGGTTAGGCCATTCTCATTTTCACCTTGTGTTTGCATTTTGTCCATTTTACAACTtccatttttcaagccaaatctcaaattacaaggcctatgcatgaagtgatgattccaacaaattttaaatgccattcatgaggtgtagcaaaaatccccactcaaaaattccaattattttgaaagttggacaattttgcccctggtccaattcagctgtccagttgaaaagtgactttttgccttggccatttttgggaaaatccaattttgcaccatgaaagtacatgtcaaatggagtttgtgcatataaagaacttgcaatttggacaaaccatgtggaagttatggcctcctgattatgggtcatttttgaacttcactgagccataactttccaaccatacatgggattttcaagttcttggactttttggaaaggtgagaacaagatctacaactttcatgttgaacaaattttcatttgaagcttccttggacacgtggctttgaggtcaaaaactttccatttttggaaacttcaattacaagtcactttctatttttggcagtttttgtcctgacttgattttcttcattcttaagctttgagatgtcaaataacacttgtttcaacatgaatgaagtgcatccaactcatttccacctccaaatccatcagatcatgtacagttgaccacagttgacttttccaactgacagatgaatcaggcaatgcatagatcaatctgagccccaatcttcaactgaaatagctcaagggtgacaccctagcctcaattagctcaacataatcaaagaatgaaccccacaaccatcataaaccccatctcctgattatgccctgattggcccaatgcaactgattagggttgaccagtggtcaaaaccctaatctcaaggaatcttcttcaaccttctgatgacatccaaccatgatgatgatgatgtatcattgcaatcaagatgaagatcaatatcctttgagaatcacaaaaccctaattcacagcccaatcctcagatggccaatgatcagtcaataaaccctaggcttgcactttgacttcctcatcttctgaacaagacttgagaggatgacttgcacaatgtaaccacatgatatgcaatatgcaatgcctaatgacctaaaaatgtaatgcaatatgttaagcttagtcccaagagaggagggcaaattttgaggtgttacacgAAGCAGTGAACCTGGGTGTTCatatggtaccacatgcattgagtcgagttgttgagtctcattgcattgtATATTGGGTGCATTTGTTATTGTGTTGGATGGTTGattatgttgttgttatgttgTTATTATGCATGAATAGTCATTGTGTGGATTATGTGGAATTGTGTCATGGAATGGGTGACGTGCATGTGGTAATTTGATGCTTACTTATTATCATGCTTTACTTTATATAATTATGATATCTCACCCATTCGGTTTGAATGTTACCTCCACGTGGATAACGTGCAGATAGTTCGCAGTATGAGCTAAGATGTGATTGGAATATGAAGTCCTTCATTTTATTTTAATGTCGGTGTCTGCTCTGATGTGTAACACCGGAGAATTGGGAATGATGTGTCTTTTGTTATGTTTTAACATTTCTTATAATGACATGTTATGTTGATGTTGAATATGTTGAGTTAACTATTTGTTATTGTTGTTCCGCTGTTATTTAATAAAATTAACATTCAGACATGTGGTTATTACCACTGTTTTTATAAATGACAAGTGTTACATGTCTTTTCGATTGAGCAGGTTGATTGTATGTTGTAGTGTAGCATCCTAAATTGCATTCTGATTTGTTTTAATctaatatatattttaaattacGTGGGGaaatttagggtgttacataatGGTGTCAGAGCAGGTCAGTCTGTCCGACCAAGTTGTTGAGTCGTTGTGGTGTGACAGTTGAATATTGTCGATGTTGTCTCTTTGACCATTGTTGTTAGGATTGGTGTGAAACAGAAAATGGTTGGAAGAAACGATGTTGCTATTgttgctgttttgcaggttattGCTCAGACTGTGTAGAATCACCCTAATGCTTGTGGGAACGACGAGTTCCAGCATTTGGGGAAGTTCCAGAGGAACAATCTGCCTACTTTCAATGGTAAGTACGATCCTGATGGAGCGCAGACTTGGGTCAGGAAGATTGAGAGGATTTTTAGAGTGATGGGTTGCTCTGAAGCAAAGAAGGTGTggtttggtacgcatatgttagTTGAGGAAGCTAATGACTGGTGGATCAACACTCGTCACGTGTTGGATGTTGCAGTTGAAGTTGTAACTTGGGTTGTGTTCTGCAAGGAATTTATGAGAAAGTAATTTCCTGAGGATGTTCGTGGGAAGAATGAGATTGAGTTTCTGAAGCTGAAACAGGGTAACTTGTCGGTTATTGAGTATGCTTCCAAATTTGTGGAACTTTCTAAGTTCTACCCTCATTACAGTGAGGGGACCGCTGAGTTATCGAAGTGTATCAAATTCGAGAATGGTTTGCATCCTGAGACTAAGAAGACGATTGGATACCAACAAATCATGAGGTTTCCAGAGTTGGTGAACAATTGTGGAAATTATGAGGATGATAGTAAGGCTTGGTCGGCTCACTACAAGGGGCTGAGCGAGAGAAGAGAAAAGTAGAATTTGAACCGTGGGAAGCCATATAATGCTTCATCTGATAAAGGTCTACAAATAGTTGTTGATGGTAAGAGGCCaagtgggggaggtgctcctaaTCCTCTTAAGTGTTATAGGTGTGGTGAGTTGGGTCATCATGTCAATGAATGCAAGAGTGATGTGAAAAAGTGTTACAAGTGTGAGAAGTCATGACATTTGGTTGGTGATTGCAAATAGAATATGGTGACTTGCTACAACTCTATTAGTGAAATGATTACATCAATAATATATAGCTCACATTTTCATATATTatcttaaaaaatattatatcttaaattaaaaataatttcaaaataaaaatattagtaatataaataattaaaaaacaaTACATTTTGCCCATGTTTGGATCATacattattttaaataaatttacTTGTATTGTATTTAATTgtacaaaaaaaatataataactCGTGGGTTCATATGAATCCTAGTCTGAATATCCGTGCGGTCAAGCGGGTAGTAGTGTGTTACACGCATTTGTTTCTAAAATGTAAtaagaatgaaaaaacagaaaGATAAAATTATTTAACCAAGAAAGTTTATTATGTTTAAAAGGaaaacatatttttatttatatttggAGCATAACTTTAGTTTTTTCACATATATAAATATTTGGATAACCGTATATTTTTTCTTAtgtaaatattattttttttagacattttttataaaaatatttatacAACCATTTAGTTTTATAAATATCAACTAATAACATAGTATTTATAAATATTGttttaattatataaataaatattagtAACATAAACACATAGATTTTTCCTGTGTTTGAATcatatattattttaaatatatttatttttattttattttattatacAAAAAATATAATAACTCATGTGTAGTAGTGTGTTACGCACATTTGTTTATAAAATATAATAAGAATgaaaaaatagaaagacaaaaTTATTTAACCAAGAAATTTTATTATGTTTAAAAGAAAAACACATTTTTATttgagattaattactatgcattgtcagtgtaaaaagttttacactatcgattcatcaccatcatccgtttgcattattttataggtttttaaaataaaagtcaaacttattttaatatccaacgtctatgattaactgatggtgtaaaatctttttacatgtatttcaattaatttttttttattttatatttcaaGCATAAAAATAGTTTTTCCATATATACAAATATTTGGATTAACCATATGTTTCTCTGGATGTAAATATTAAttttgttttgatattttttataacCCGAATGCAACGAAGAGCGTCTGGAATTATTTAGAGGATTTTCAGACCCGCCACTAGCGCCCTACGCCCACGGACCCGGACCCGGTCCCGATTCCGGAGTCGGAGCCGGTGTCGCCACCGGCGACACCGGCGAGTAGTTGTAAGGTTGGGACAAGTGGCATAATGCTTGGGACCACCATATGTGTTCATGTGGCACTTTATCCTCTTTTGTCCTTTTGTTGAGTTAATGATATTAACTATTTATAAGGACTTACAAAGTGAGTAAATCTTCCAATGTGTGACTTTATCTCATGCATTTATTAGCATTAACTCACTTCCAccatttgtcattttggaacacacttgtatttaataaattacaacaATCCCCCACTTGTTCTGATAATGACAAATCCAATTCCAGAATATAGAAAGCAAAAagtgttaatacagttaggtatctttcgatttgAACTTAACCTTAGTAAAGATAACGCAAAGCCTAATCGGAACGTTAGGTAGCTATGCTTTGAACCATTATCCCATGTGGTCAGACCGGCGTTGCTATACACACACTTTTAGAGGTTCTTCGCCTACATATCCCGCCTAGCACTATTTATGGCCATGTATTTTTCCTgttttcatgaatttttcatgagagaaactccaactctcaccTTAAGACGACACCATCTTGAAGTTCATATAGGTGAAGTTCAATTCGTATCTTTTTCTTGAGATATGTATCCTCCTTGATATATaacttcattaagagtttctTTGAAAACTCAACCCTCAGTTTGTAATCGTCAACATTGTCGCGGAATGTTGCATAACCTTCCGAATCAACGACTTGTTTttacccattgaatcttaggTTAAGATGTGTTAACTTTAGATTGGGTTGCTATCATTGTCAGAACCCTTATTCAAGGAGTTTTAATCCCATACCTTTCGAGGTAGTCTTTACTAAATCTCCGGCCAGTGGTTTAGTAAATGGATCAGCCAAATTATAACTTGTTTGTATATATGTTAGTGAAACGATCCCATCCTTTATCATTTTTCTCACGAGAGAGTGTCTAAGACCTAtgtgtctagactttccattgtacacttCACTGAACGCTCTAGCCAGGGTGGCTTGACTATCACAATGTATCAATACTtttgaaacattgtctttagcTAACGGAACCTCCAATAAGAGGTCCCTCAACCATTCTGCTTCTTGTCCAGCAGACGCAAGAGCCAcaaactctgattccatggttGAGAGAGTAATGCATGTTTATTTCTTGCTTTTCCAAGAAATCGCACCTCCAGCTAATGTGAATATCCACCCAGTTGTAGATTTATAATCTCCAACATTTGATATCCAACTTGCGTCGGTATATCCTTCTAGTACGGCAGGAAACTTACCATAATGAAGGCCAAGATTTTTGGTCTTTAACAAATATCCGAAAATCCTAGTTATGGCCTTCCAATGTTCATCCTTTGGATTGCTAGTAAATCTACTCATCTTACTAACTGCAAAAGCTATGTCAGGTCTGGTGCATTGCATTAAGTATATTAGACATCCAATTGCACTTGCATAATCCAGTTGTGCCACGGTTCTCccattgttcttttgaagtttgacactagGATCGAATGGAATgtttacttccttaaagtttaggtgtttgaacttttccaacattttctcaatataatgtgtttgattaagttcataacccccactatttcgttttactttgatccctagtatagtgtcaactagtccaagatctttcatcttgaatgTGGAAGTCAAAAATTTCTTTGTTTCTAATATTCCATTCATTTCATTGCTGATAATCAACATGTCATCAGCATATAGACATAGAAATATCATAACACTTCCGCGCACCTTTGTGTATAAGCATTTGTCACAAGAGTTTGGAACAAACCCATTTGAAATTATGGCGGTgtcaaatttttgatgccatTGTTTTGGTGCCTGTTTTAAACCGTATAAAGACTTAACAAGTTTGCATACCTTTTGTTCATTTCCAGGAAGCATGAAGCCTTATGGTTGCTCCATGTAGATCTCCTCATCGAGATCTCCGTTTAGGAATgctgttttaacatccatttgatgaacaATAAGGCTATTCAAGAAAGCTAGTGCAAACAGGATTCTAATTGTCGTAGTTTTTGCTACCGGTGCATATGTGTCAAAATAATTGACACCTTCCTTTTGTCTAAATCCTTTTGCTACTAGTCTAGCCTTGTAGGTGTTTAATATACCGTTACTATGATACTTTTTTCTAAACACCCACTTGCACCCAATGGGTCTTGATCCCTTCGGAAGATCAACTAGTTCCCAAGTATGATTTGACAtaattgaatccatttcatcttggatagcATCTTTTCAAAAGGAAGCGTCCCTAGAAGCCACTGCTTCCTTATATGTTTTAGGATCATCTTCTACTTGAAGAATAATAGGAATTTTATGAACATCATTCTTGCTATTTCCTTCAACTAAATAAAGAGAAATGAGTTGGGAATTGATTTCATCTGGTCCTATATCCTTAGTTTTTCGTGCCCTTTTGCTTCTCCTTGGTTCTGATTGTGTTTCAACAATTCGTGTCGAATCTTTGTCACGAGATTCTTTAATTGTGGGATTTTCAGGTCCCTTATCCTTTGTGATGAGATTTTCAAAGAATTCCACATCTCTGGATTCAACAATTACATTAGACTCTAGATTTAGAAGTCTGTATGCTTTGCTATTTGGTGCATATCCTATGAAGGCACATCTGATTCCTCGAGGACCCAATTTGGTCCTTTTGGGATCCATGTTCTTGTAATAAGCTACACACCCTCACACTCTAAAATAACCAATACTTGGTGGTCTTCCTTTCCATTTCTCATATGGAGAAATACCAGTTGTTTTTAAAGGAATCTTGTTCATTATGTGACATGCGGACAATAGTGCTTCACCCCATAAATTAAATGGTAATTCTGAATGCATTAATATAGCATTTatcatctcttgatatgttctattttttctttcggccatgccatttt encodes:
- the LOC127131336 gene encoding uncharacterized protein LOC127131336, whose amino-acid sequence is MVSEQNHPNACGNDEFQHLGKFQRNNLPTFNGKYDPDGAQTWVRKIERIFRVMGCSEAKKVWFGTHMLVEEANDWWINTRHVLDVAVEVVTWVVFCKEFMRNEGTAELSKCIKFENGLHPETKKTIGYQQIMRFPELVNNCGNYEDDSKAWSAHYKGLSERREK